A region of Cardinium endosymbiont of Sogatella furcifera DNA encodes the following proteins:
- a CDS encoding ABC transporter transmembrane domain-containing protein, with protein sequence MQHLLPKTLFQFICHFLRPHKSIAIIYILLAVAAGLWGPFNSILIKNVINLLPHVQDRDISILTLSSSLIVLNFIVLDNFTWRGVGYIRCKFMPAIINNIIEKMMDHVLGKPHQFYQDNLSGKISRNITNLADGIELLISGITPNFLRGSVQLTVSVSGFTSTQI encoded by the coding sequence ATGCAACATCTATTGCCCAAGACACTCTTTCAGTTTATCTGCCATTTTTTAAGACCACATAAATCTATTGCTATTATTTATATCTTACTTGCAGTTGCTGCTGGTCTTTGGGGACCATTTAACAGCATACTGATTAAGAACGTCATTAATCTTCTGCCACATGTGCAGGATAGAGATATTTCAATTTTAACATTATCATCAAGCTTGATTGTTCTGAATTTTATCGTATTGGATAATTTTACTTGGAGAGGAGTAGGTTATATACGTTGTAAATTTATGCCTGCTATTATTAATAACATCATTGAAAAAATGATGGATCATGTGCTGGGAAAACCTCATCAGTTTTATCAGGATAATTTATCAGGAAAAATCTCAAGAAACATTACTAATTTAGCAGATGGCATTGAGCTTCTTATAAGTGGAATTACACCTAATTTTTTAAGAGGAAGTGTTCAATTAACTGTGTCAGTTTCGGGCTTCACGTCAACTCAGATTTGA